CGATCAGCAGCCAACCGGCAAACATGTTTCCTCCCCCCGGCATGTGCCGACCATTCTAAAGGGATATCGGCCCGAGGACACTCGGGCCGAGGGGTGGCGTTGGCCGGCTGCGGCGATTCACTCGGCGGCGCAGACTGCCCGATAGAGGCCGGACTCACGGTCCAGCTCGCGCAGGGCATCGATCTGCGGCTGGCGGCTACCGTTGATGAGCGGCACCAGTTCGGCCGAGGAGCAGTTCATCAGGTACGGCTGGTGCTCCAGGCGGTCCACATAGTCTTTCTCGAAGCGATACAGAATGAACTCGACCAACGGGTGGTCGTCGGTCTGGCGTCGCTCCATGCTGCTGTGATCGACCACGCTGAAGCCGACCGTCAGGGGGACGGCGTAGGTCCACGGGCGCCAGAACATCCGGTCCTGCTTGGTTTCGACCACCTGCGCCGTCGCCGGCAGCTGATCGCGCTTGTGCTCATACCAGCTGTACTCATGGTTGATCTGATAGCCAAGGATGCCGAGGCCGGCAAAGACCGGGACGATCCAGCGGGGCAGCCGCTTGCCGCTCAGGGTGCGCAGCAGAAGTCCGATGCCCGCGGCGCCCAGTCCGGCGAAGACCGCCGCGATCAAGTGCCAAATCATGTTGGGAGCTTCCTGACAGCCATCGGGCTTCCCGAAGGAAGCCCGATGGGGGATGGGTTCCGGCGCCGGGACGACGCCGGGGTAGGATTATGACTCAGTGGTCGACCGCCATGCCAGCTCCCTTGGGATAGCGAACGCTCTCCACCAGGTCCTGGATCTCCTGGGGCGGCTCCTGGGTGGCCTTGGAGAGGGCGAAGGCCACGGCGAAGTTGATCATTGCACCCACCGCACCGATGGAGAGCGGCGAGATACCCAGCACCCAGTTGTCCGGGGTGTCCGGCAGGTTGTTGGTGCCGGGGATGAAGAACCAGCCCTTGTAGATGAAGATGTAGACCACGGTGAAGATCAGACCGGCCAGCATGCCGCCGATGGCACCGACGTTGTTCACCCGCTTGGAGAAGATGCCCATCATCAGCGCCGGGAACAGCGAGGCGGCGGCGATACCGAAGGCCAGTGCCACCACCTGGGCGGCGAAACCTGGCGGGTTGGCCCCGAGGTAGGTGGCCACCACGATGGCAACGGACATGGAGATTCGCGCCGCCAGCAGCTCGCCCTTCTCGGAGATGTTGGGATTGATCGAGCCCTTGATCAGGTCGTGACTGATCGCCGAGGAGATGGCCAGCAGCAGACCCGCGGCCGTCGACAGGGCAGCCGCCAGACCGCCCGCGGCGATCAAGCCGATGACCCAGCCGGGCAGGTTGGCGATCTCCGGGTTGGCCAGTACCAGGATGTCGTTGTTGACGGTCAGCTCGTTGCCTTCCCAACCGCGGTCGGCGAAGTCGGCGCTGCCGTTGTAGAACTGGATGCGACCATCGTCGTTCCTGTCCTCGAAGGAGATCAGGCCGGTCTCCTCCCAGGTGCGGATCCAGTCGGGACGATCCTCATAGAGGATGGGGTTGGTAGCGGCTTCCTCCATGTTCCCGACCTGTCCGGCCATTTCCGGGTAGATGGTGGTGGCGAGGTTCAGTCGCGCCATGGAGGCCACGGCGGGAGCGGTCAGGTAGAGAAGGCCGATGAAGACCAGGGCCCAGCCGGCGGACCAGCGAGCGTCGGCTACCTTCGGCACGGTGAAGAAGCGGATGATGACGTGGGGCAGACCGGCGGTACCGATCATCAGCGTCAGGGTGAACAGCACCATGTTGAGCTTGTTGTCCACGTCCGCCGTGTACTCGTTGAAGCCCAGTGCGGTGACCACTTCGTTGAGCTTGGTCAGCAGCGGTACGCCGGATTCGACATGACTGGAGAACAGGCCCAGCGGCGGGATCGGGTTGTTGGTCAGCTCCAGGGAGATGAACACCGCCGGAATGGTGTAGGCGACGATGAGCACGATGTACTGTGCCACCTGGGTGTAGGTGATGCCCTTCATGCCGCCGAGTACCGCGTAGAAGAAGACCACTACCGCCGCGATGATCAGGCCGGTGGTGGCGTCGACCTCCAGGAAGCGCGAGAAGGCCACGCCGGCCCCCGCCATCTGGCCGATGACGTAGGTCACCGAGGCCACGATCAGGCAGATGACCGCGACCAGTCGGGCCTGCTTGCTGTAGAAGCGGTCACCGATGAATTCGGGCACGGTGAACTTGCCGAACTTGCGCAGGTAGGGCGCGAGCAGCATGGCCAGCAGTACGTAACCACCGGTCCAGCCCATCAGGAACGTCGAGTTGGCGTAGCCGCCGGCGGCGATGAGGCCCGCCATGGAAATGAACGAAGCGGCCGACATCCAATCGGCGCCGATCGCCATGCCGTTGGTGACGGGGTGAACCCCGCCCCCGGCAACATAGAAGTCTTTGGTCGAGCCCGCCTTCGCCCATATCGCGATGCCGATGTAGATCGCAAACGAGCCTCCGACGAAGAGGACGTTGATGGCAAATTGACTCATGCTGGCTTACTCCCCGAGGCCGAACTGCTGGTCGAGCCGATTCATCTTCCAGGCATAGAAGAAGATCAGCACGATGAAGGTCAGGATGGATCCCTGTTGGGCAAACCAGAAGCCCAGGTCGGTACCGCCGACAGGAATACCTGACAGCAGGGGGCGAAACAGGATGGCGCAGCCGTAGGAGACGAATGCCCAGACGATCATACAGCCGGTTATCAGGCGTAGGTTCGCCTTCCAATATGCAGTCGCGTTGGATTTGTCATCTGCCATAGTGATGCTCTCCACTTGTTGTTAAGGTTGGGAAGTCGCCAAGAGAGTTGTTACCAAGGTCATCAGGGGGAGGCACCAAGCGAGTCGAGCGGTTAGTCGATGACGCCAGCCAGCGCCTGTTGATCCCATGATCCCTGCGGACGAGCCGCACTTCCCACCACGTCTGGTCATCTATCACCGAGCCGCGTTAATTAGGCGCTTTTTCCCCGATGGCTCATTGGCAATAGTGGTCAATAAAACAGAAAAATAAAATCCCAGACTTTCGTATCATGAGCAAACTATAATGCTCTTATCTTCATTTTAATTCTTTAAGATCAATGGGTTGGTTTCTTGTTGCATGGCGGGTGCGGTGGTGCTCCCTTTGGTGATAGGACGATTGTCTAGCCTTGGACTTTTGTCTATGCCTTTCGCCTGTAAGACCAATGTCTAGTTCTAGTGGCAAGCTTTCGAAAGCCGTTCTCTTTGACGTTGGTCTAGGTTATGTCTGGAAAGTCGGGACTGTTATTCTGCCTCGGTAAGACCGGTTCGATGCGAATGGCGTTGAGCGGGGCGAGGTGTTTCTACAAGTTCGGGCGACAGGGACGTACATGCCCAGGATGGGTGCTCCCTTGGTACCGCGACCTGCCAGCCAGGCCTCACTTTCCGACTCGTTCGAGCGCTGACGGCGATGACGGCCGCACCACGAGGGTTACCACATGGTCGATGTCGATCTTACTCAGCCCCCGTTCTCCTTTTTGAATGAAGAGGGGCGTGAGCGTGTGCGTCATGGCATTGACCTGGCCTACTTCGATCGCGACGAGATCATTCTGGAGACCGGCCAGCCCGGGGAGTATGTGTTCCTCATCCACAAGGGCGAGGTGGCCGAGCTGGATACCACCCAGCCGGGAGCCCGCGAGCGGATCGGCCATTACACGGCAGGCGACCTGTTCGGCGCCATCAGTATTCTCAACGGCAAGAGTCGCTATCGCTTCCGTGCCGAGCAGGAGTGCCTCTGTTACCTGATGCCGAAGGCGCTGTTCCTGCAGCTATGCGACGATTACCCCGCCTTCGCCGAGTTCTTTCGTCAGACCCTGGCCCACAAGACGCGCCTGCTGACCGAGCAGCGCGCCGAGGGCGGGGTGACCATGGCCGGCTTCATGCTGGCCAAGGTCAGCGAGTGCATGCGGCCGCCGCTGTGCATGGGGGCGGAGGCGACCATTGCAGAAGCGGTGGCCAGGCTGCACGAGAGCCACGCCGACAGTCTGCTGGTGGAGAGCGAGCAGGGCGCAGGCATGGTCACCAAGACCGACCTGCTCGAAGCGCTGGTGCTGCAGGGGCGCGAGAAGCAGAGCCCGCTGCGGGACATCGCGCATTTCGCGCTGGTCACGGTGCGCCCCGATCAATACCTGTTCGAGGTGCTGGTGACGATGACCCGCCACAAGGTGGAGCGAGTGGTTGTCCTCGAGCGGGAATCTCCTGTCGGCGTGGTCGAGCTGACCGATGTGCTGAGCTATTTCTCCAGCCGCAGTTACGTCGTCAGCCTGCAGGTGGAGCAGGCCGATAGTCTCGATGCCCTGTTTCGTGCCAGCCGTCGGACCCCCGAACTGGTCAAGGCGCTCATGGCGCAAGGCGTCAAGCTGCGCTTCGCCATGGGCCTGCTGGCGGCACTCAACGGGCGCATCATGTCCAAGGCGTGGGGTTTCTTGATCGACGAGCGCTATCACCAGGAGAGCTGCCTGATGGTGATGGGCAGCGAAGGGCGTGGCGAGCAGATCCTCAAGACCGACCAGGACAATGGCCTGATCCTGGCCGATGGTCTCGAATGGCCCGAGGTGGGCGAGCAGATGCAGCGCCTCACCGAGACGCTGATCGAGCTGGGCTACCCGCCTTGTCCGGGCAACATCATGGTCAACAATCCCGAGTGGGTGGGCTCCGTCAGCCAGTGGCGCGAGCGCATTGCCCGCTGGGCTCGGAGACGCGATGGCGATAGCCTGATGAAGCTCGCCATCATGCTCGACTCCCATGCGGTAGCCGGCAACCCGGCGCTGCTCGAGCGGGTTCGCGAAGCGCTGTTCGAGGAGTGCTCGCGTGACGAACTCCTGCTCTCCTATTTCGCCCGCACGGCGCTGCGCTTCTCCACGCCGCTGACCCTGTTTGGCTCACTCAAGAAGCCCCAGCACGGCATCGACATCAAGAAAGGCGGCATATTTCCCATCGTGCATGGGGTGCGCACCATGGCGCTGGAGCGGCGTATCAAGCCCACCTCCACGCTGGAGCGCCTCGAGGCCTTGGCGGCGGATGGCAGGCTGGAGGAGCGCGTCGCCGAAGATCTGGCCGAGGCGCTGTCGCTATTCACCGAGCTGCGCTTGAAACAGCAGCTCGAACGTCTCGATGGTGACGGCGACGGCAAGAGCCCGGACCGCGTCGTGGTCCAGCAGCTGTCATCGCTGGAGCGCGACCTGCTGCGCGAAGCGCTGCATATCGTCAAGGACTTCAAACAGAGCCTGTCGCAACGCTATCACCTCGAGTATTCCTGAGGGCGCTAGCGGCTGGGCAGGTAGGTACAGAGGAGGTAGGCATGTTTCGAGCGCTGCGCCGGGCCCACGATCGTCGGCGTCATGCGGGTGGCGAGTATGGCTGGCTGTTCCGCCCCTACACCGGGGATGAACTCGTCGCCATCGACTGTGAGACCACCGGGGTCGATACGCGTACTGCCGAGCCCGTCTCCATCGGTGCGGTCAAGGTCCGCGGCGACAGGGTGCTGACCAGCGAGTCGCTCGACCTGCGCCTCCGGCGCCCCGCCACGCTGACCGGCGATTCCATCCGCGTGCATGGCCTGCGCGGCGTCGACCTGGACGACGGCATCGGCCTGGATGAGGCCCTGGCAACCCTGCTCGACTTCATCGGCAACCGCCCGCTGCTGGGCTGGCGCCTCGACTTCGACCTGGCCATTCTCAACCGCCAGCTACGGCCGCGCTTCGGCTTCGACCTGCCCAACAGCGGCATCGACGTGGCGCAGTTGTATCACCGCCAGCAGCGGCGCAGCGTGATGGAGCCCGAGCCGCGTGCGCAGCGCTTCGAGGCGGTGGCCGAGGCGCTCGGCGTGCCGGTCATGGGGCGTCACACCGCGCTGGGCGATGCCGTGACCACGGCGCTGATGTACCTGCGCCTGGAGCGGGCGGGGATGCAGGACCGCCGCGAGGCGTGAGTCGCTCCACGGCGTCGCCTCCGGGCGGCGTCGATGGTAGGATGTGCGGCCTCACCCACCGTTCGCTCTGGCAGTGCCCCGACCATGCAAGACGCCGTCACCTTCGACCCCCGTGCCGTTGCCGATCTCGATACTCCTCAGCAGCAGAGAGAGGCGGAGCCCCCGCTGGAGCAGCTCGACGCCAAAGGGCGGCGTGAGTTCAACAAGTTGCAGAAGCGCCTGCGTCGCCAGGTGGGCAACGCCATCATCGACTACGGCATGATCCACGAGGGCGATCGGGTCATGGTCTGCCTGTCGGGCGGCAAGGATAGCTATTCCCTGCTCGAGATCCTGCGCAACCTGCAGCGCAATGCGCCGGTAAACTTCTCGCTGGTCGCGGTCAACCTCGACCAGAAGCAGCCGGGCTTTCCCGAGCATGTGCTGCCCGAGTATCTCGAGACCACCGGCGTCGAGTACTACATTCTCGAGCGCGACACCTACTCGGTGGTGAAGGAGAAGACGCCGGAGGGCAAGACCACCTGCGCGCTCTGCTCACGCCTGCGGCGCGGCTCGCTCTACGGCTTCGCCGAGGAGATCGGTGCCACCAAGGTGGCCCTGGGACACCACCGCGAGGACATCCTCGAGACGCTGTTCCTCAACATGTTCTATGGCGGCAGCCTCAAGGCGATGCCGCCCAAGCTGCTCTCCGACGACGGCAAGAACATCGTCATTCGACCGCTGGCCTACTGCCGCGAGGCCGATATCGCCGAGTTCGCAAGGCTGATGGCTTTCCCCATCATTCCCTGCAACCTGTGCGGCTCCCAGCCGAACCAGCAGCGCCAGGTGGTCAAGGAGATGCTGGCCGAGTGGGAGCGCAAGCACCCGGGACGCATCGAATCGATGTTCAAGGCGGTGACCAACGTGGCGCCGTCGCAGCTCGCCGACCGCGAGCTGTTCGACTTCGAGGGGCTCGAGGCCAAGCAGGTCCGGCTGCGCGAGCGGCGCATCGATGCCCTGAACGTTTCCAACGATAGCTGAGTCGCGTCCGGTGGCGAATCGAAGAGGCCCGCCTGGCTAGCCAGGCGGGCCTCTTCTCGTTTCGGGGTCAGCGCGCGTGGGATCGACCGCTTCAGTGGTCGTCGTGGGCCTGGGCCACCAGCGCCTCGAGGTTGAGGATGTTGACCTCGCGACCGGAGACCTCGACCAGCCCCTGCTGCTGGAAACGCCCGAGAATGCGGCTGACCGTTTCCACGGCCAGGCCCAGGTAGTTGCCGATATCGGCCCGCGACATGGAGAGGCGGAAGCTGTAGGGCGAGTAGCCGCGGCGGCGGAAGCGATCCGACAGGCTCGAGAAGAAGCTGGCCAGGCGCTGATCAGCGGTCTTGCGCGACAGCAGGCGCATCATCTTGCGGTCGTCGCGCAGCTCCTTGCTCATGCTGCGGTAGAGCTGGCCGCGCAGCTCCGGCAGCTGCTCGGAGAGCTGGTCGAGCCGGTCGAAGGGGATCTCGCACACGGTGGTGGTCTCGAGCGCGATCACGCTACCGGGGTAGAGCTGCTCGTCGATCCCGTCGAGGCCGACCAGTTCGCTGGGCAGGTAGAAGTTGGTGACCTGGTCCTCGCCCGAGCCCTCGGTGGTGACCTGCTTGAGGCTGCCGGAGCGCACCGCGAAGACGCTGCTGAAGGCACTGCCCTGGCGGAACAGCGATTCGCCCTTCTTCAGCGGCGAGCGGCGCCGGATGATGGCGTCGAACTGTTCCATGTCCTCGAGTTCCAGAGCGAGGGGCAGGCACAGCGAACTCAGGCTGCAGTTCTGGCAACGGGTTTCATGCAGCAGCGAACGCCGCTTGCCGAGCGCATTGGCTGCGTTGACCGGCATGCTCCACCTCCTTGATCGTCGTCATGGAGGCATTATGGAACATTAATGAAGCAGGTGAAATGCCCCTTGCGACCTTTGGCCGCAATTCGATTAGGCCGCCTCGAGCGATTGCGCCCCGCTCAGACGATGCGCGAGAACTCCGGACCAGGCTGCGGCGGCAGCCGGGCATCGAAGGCCATGGCGAGGTGCCGGATCAACAGCCGGCCGATGGGGGTGGCAATGAGCCGGTGCCCCTCCAGGGAGACCAGACCGTCACGCTGGAGCGCTTCCAGGCGCGACAGGGCGCCGGCCAGGTAGCGCGGCGCCTCGATGCCGAAGGTCTCGCTCAGCTCGTCGAGGTCGAGCGCCATGTCACACATCAGGCGCTCGATCGCATGCCGCCTGACCCGGTCATCGAAGGTCAGCCGGATACCCCGCGCGGTAGGCAGACGGCTGGCATCGAGGGCCGCTTCGTAGTCGGCGAGGCGGGTATGGTTCTGGGCATAGACGTCATCGATGCAGGAGATGGCCGAGACCCCGAGGCCCACCAGGTCGCACTGGGCATGGCTCGAGTAGCCCTGGAAGTTGCGCTGCAGGGTACCCTCGCGTTGGGCAATCACCAGGCTGTCGCTGGCGCGGGCAAAGTGATCCATGCCGATGTGCACGTAGCCGGCGCCGGTCAGCATGGCGATGGTGGTGCGCAGTATCGCCAGCTTCTCCTCGGGCCCGGGGAGGTCTTCGGCGCGAATGCGGCGCTGCGCCGTGAAGCGCTCGGGCATGTGGGCATAGTTGAAGACCGAGATTCGCGCCGGCGCCATGGCGATGACCTGCTCCAGCGTGGCGGCGAAGCTGTCCCGGGTCTGCAGCGGCAGCCCGTAGATCAAGTCCAGGTTGAGCGAGCGAAAGCCGAGCCGGTCGGCCTCGTCGAGCAGCGCCTCGGTGAGGATGCGCGGCTGGATGCGGTTGATGGCCCGCTGCACCCGCGGGTCGAGGTCCTGAACGCCGAGGCTCAGGCGATTGAAGCCCAGCGCCTGCAGGTGGCGCAGGGTGAAGACGTCGGCCTCGCGCGGGTCGATCTCGATGGCGTAGTCGCGGTCGCGGGCGCTGGAGAGGCCGAAGCGGGCGTCGAGGCGATCGATCAGGTCGCTCATCTGGTCGAGGCTGAGAAAGCTCGGCGTGCCGCCGCCCCAGTGCAGCTGGGCGACTTCGCGACGCGTATCGAGGTATGGCCTGAGCAGCACCATTTCCCTGTCCAGTCGCGAGATGTAGGGCTCCGCGACCCTGGCGTTCTTGGTGGCGATCTTGTGGCAGGAGCAGTAGTGGCAGGCCTTGCGACAGAAGGGAATGTGCACGTAGAGCGACAGCGGCCTGCCGTCGGCGTTGCTGCGAGCCAGGGCCGCCTGATAGGCCTGTTCGCCGAAGTCGTCACGGAACGAATAGAGGGTGGGATACGACGAATAGCGCGGGCCGTGGGTATCGTAGCGCCTCAGCAGGGCCTCGTCCCAGGCGAAAGGATCGGCCATCGCTCGATGCACGGACATCGCGGGAACGGACATGATGGCACTCCGAAAGGCTAACATGGACACAATGTAGCGGTACGCTGGCCCAAGCGGATTGAGCTGCGTCAAACGAAGTGAAGGTCGTGTCTCGGCCGCGCGTTCAGTGGCCTGGCGCTCCATGCGGCAACAGGTTCGCCACCTGCCACAGGGCGAAGGCGATGATCGCGAGGGCGGCCAGGGTGCGGGTCGCCGGGTGGCGGATCAGCGTGCCGAGCTGACGCGCAGCGAAGCCGGTGACCAGCAGCGCGGGCAGGGTGCCGAGGCCGAAGGCCGCCATCAGCGCCGCCCCGCGCCAAGGGTCGGCCGTGGCCAGGCTCCAGGCCAGCATCGAGTAGACCAGCCCGCAGGGCAGCCAGCCCCATACCGCGCCGAGGCCAATGGCCTGGGGGATCCTGACCACCGGCATCAGCCGCTTGCCGACCGGCTCCAGATGGCGCCACAGGTGGCGGCCCAGAGCCTCCACCTTGAGCAGCCCCTTCCACCAGTTGGCGATATACAGCGCCATCAGGATCAGCATGACGGCGGCGAGCAGCTGCAGGCCGATGCGTGCCCCCGGGGTCAGCGCCACCAGGGTGCCGAGCGAGGCGACCAGGGCGCCGGCGGCCGTGTAGCTGGCGATGCGACCCAGGTTGTAGCCGAGCAGCAGCCCCGAGAGCCGGGCCGGACTGCGCATGCTGGGCGGCACGGCGAAGGTCAGCGCGCTCATGATGCCGCCGCACATGCCGATGCAGTGGGCGCCGCCGAGCAAGCCGAAGACGAAGGCCGCCAGCAGCGGCGGCAGGCCGAGTCCGGTGGGATCCATCAGCGCTCCGCCGGGCCGTCGTCACCCTCGCTGGCCGGCTTGCGCCGGCCGGCCTGGCGCCGCCGTTCGCGCTCTTCCGGCGTCAGGTCGTTGTCGTCCTCGTCGAACAGGATGCGGTGGGCCGGCCCTTCGAGATCCTCGAACTGATCGTTCTTCACCGCCCAGAAGAAGGCCCATACGGCCAGGCCGAGCAGGATCAGCGAGAGCGGGATGAGCAGGTAGAGAATGGTCATGCATTCACCATTTGGGCGTCGCGGTCTGGGGGCTGGCTGGGGCGCAGGCGGAAGCGGTTGAGGCGCAGTGCGTTGCCCACCACCACCAGCGAGCTGCCGGACATGCCCAGCGCCGCGACCCAGGGCGGTACGACGCCGATGGCGGCCAGCGGCAGCGCCGAGAAGTTGTAGCACACCGACCAGATCATGTTCTGGCGCATGATCCGGCGGGTGGCACGGGCGATCTCGATCGCCTCGACGATACGCATCAGGCGCGGGCTCAGCAATACCGCATCGGCGCTGGTGCGGGCCAGGTCGGTGGCGCCGTTCATGGCGATAGACACGTCGGCGCCGGCGAGCACCGGCACGTCGTTGATGCCGTCGCCGATCATCGCGACCTTCTCGCCGGCCGCCTGGCACGCCCGGATGCGCTCGAGCTTGCCCTCGGGGCTGACGCCGGCGTGCCAGGTCTCGAGTCCCAACTGGCCGGCCAGGCGGCGTACCGCCTCGCGGGTATCGCCGGAGAGCAGTTCGACGCGTATGCCTCGCGCCATCAGCTCGGCGATGGCCTGCTCGGCATCGTCGCGCAGTCGGTCGCGCAGGGCGAACCAGGCGCGCGGCTCGCCGCCCTCGCTGAGCAGCAGCCACTGGCCGTCATCCGGCGCCGTGAGGGCGTGGCCGGGGGCGGCGAAGTCGGCGCGCCCCAAGCGCCAGCGCTGGCCGTCGAGCGTGCCCTCGACGCCCTGGCCGGTACGGCTGCTCCTGTCGCTTGCGTCCACCGTCGCCTCGCGCCAGGGGCGGAAGGCGCGGGCGATGGGATGCTCCGAGTGGGCCTCCAGCGCCGCGCCGATCACCCTGGCGCGCCCGGCCGAAAGCCCGCCGAGCGGGCGGGTGTCGACCAACTGCATCTCGCCGCAGGTCAGGGTGCCGGTCTTGTCGAAGATCACCCGGTCGACCTGGGACAGCGACTCGATGGCGTCGGCGCGGGTGATTAGCACCCCGCGCCGGCGCAGCTGGCCGTGGCCCGCGGTGAGCGCGGTGGGTGTGGCCAGCGCCAGGGCGCAGGGACAGGTCACCACCAGCACCGAGAGTGTCACCCACAGCATGCGGCTGGGGTCGATGAACCACCAGGCGGTTGACACGCAGGCGGTCACCACCAGCAGGCGCAGCACGAACAGGTGCGACATGCGCGCGGCCATCTGGGCCAGCCGCGGGCGGCTGGCGAAGGCGCGGTCGGTGAGATCGACGATGCCGGCCACCCGCGCCTCCTTGCCGGCGTGGGTGACGCGCACCACCAGCGGACTCTCGATGTTCTGGCTGCCGCCGGTGACGCTGTCGCCGATGCGCCGGGTCACCGGCAGGTACTCGCCGGTGAGCATCGACTCGTCGAGGCTCGACTCGCCCTCCTCGATCACGCCGTCAGCGGGCACGCCGTGGCCCGGCTTGACCACGACGCGGTCGCCGGCGGCGAGTTCGCTGGCAGGCAGGATGCGCTCCTCGCCGTCGGCCTCGAGGCGCACCGCGGAGAGCGGCAGGGCGCCGGTCAGGGCGTTGCCGGTATGCCCGCTGCGCCGCCGTGCGCGGGCCTCGACGTAGCGGCCGAAGAGCAGGAAAAAGGTGAACATCGCGACCGAGTCGAAATAGACCTCGCCGCTGCCCGAGAGCACGGCATAGCCGCTGGCCAGGTAGGCGCCGCCGATGGCGATCGAGACCGGCACGTCCATGCCCAGCACACGCGCACGCAGGTCGCGCGCGGCGTTGCGGAAGAAGGGCACCGCGGAGAAGAACACCACCGGCGTGGCCAGGGCGAACGACAGCCAGTGG
This portion of the Billgrantia sulfidoxydans genome encodes:
- a CDS encoding heavy metal translocating P-type ATPase, with translation MTHNDTSPTAGQAEPSQSCYHCGSQVPAQAPWSITLDEATHPLCCPGCEAVAHAIVDGGLASYYRFRTELPERPDERQAVKAETWAVFDDPGLQRQFVHAEGDDGEVHATLAVDGITCAACAWLIEHRLNALEGVTASAVNLTHHRVRVAWDPARLKLSRLLAEMAAIGYAAQPYEPDAAQQRLQFEERMNIRRLIVAAVGMAQVMMFSIPIYAAGPGEISEDFLALFHWLSFALATPVVFFSAVPFFRNAARDLRARVLGMDVPVSIAIGGAYLASGYAVLSGSGEVYFDSVAMFTFFLLFGRYVEARARRRSGHTGNALTGALPLSAVRLEADGEERILPASELAAGDRVVVKPGHGVPADGVIEEGESSLDESMLTGEYLPVTRRIGDSVTGGSQNIESPLVVRVTHAGKEARVAGIVDLTDRAFASRPRLAQMAARMSHLFVLRLLVVTACVSTAWWFIDPSRMLWVTLSVLVVTCPCALALATPTALTAGHGQLRRRGVLITRADAIESLSQVDRVIFDKTGTLTCGEMQLVDTRPLGGLSAGRARVIGAALEAHSEHPIARAFRPWREATVDASDRSSRTGQGVEGTLDGQRWRLGRADFAAPGHALTAPDDGQWLLLSEGGEPRAWFALRDRLRDDAEQAIAELMARGIRVELLSGDTREAVRRLAGQLGLETWHAGVSPEGKLERIRACQAAGEKVAMIGDGINDVPVLAGADVSIAMNGATDLARTSADAVLLSPRLMRIVEAIEIARATRRIMRQNMIWSVCYNFSALPLAAIGVVPPWVAALGMSGSSLVVVGNALRLNRFRLRPSQPPDRDAQMVNA